The following are from one region of the Paramicrobacterium humi genome:
- the ftsZ gene encoding cell division protein FtsZ yields MTTNQNYLAVIKVVGIGGGGVNAVNRMIELGLRGVEFIAINTDAQALLMSDADVKLDVGREITRGLGAGADPEVGRRAAEDHAEEIEEALAGADMVFVTAGEGGGTGTGGAPVVARIAKSIGALTIGVVTKPFGFEGRRRQQQAELGVATLKEEVDTLIVVPNDRLLEISDRGISMLEAFATADQVLLAGVQGITDLITTPGLINLDFADVKSVMQGAGSALMGIGSSRGADRSIKAAELAVASPLLEASIEGAHGVLLSIQGGSNLGIFEINDAARLVQEAVHPEANIIFGAVIDDTLGDEVRVTVIAAGFDGGEPPSRQIEPLKDAIMTTGGVMASTSEADSSASRANDDVVETPDAAPARKPWETPRAPEHIPAPSAVDPAFADEDELDIPDFLK; encoded by the coding sequence GTGACAACTAACCAGAACTACCTCGCAGTGATCAAGGTGGTCGGCATTGGCGGTGGCGGCGTTAACGCCGTCAACCGCATGATCGAGCTTGGGCTGCGAGGCGTTGAATTCATCGCCATCAACACCGACGCGCAGGCGCTGCTCATGAGCGACGCCGACGTCAAGCTCGACGTGGGACGCGAGATCACCCGCGGTCTCGGCGCAGGCGCCGACCCCGAGGTCGGACGACGCGCCGCCGAAGACCACGCAGAGGAGATCGAGGAGGCCCTCGCCGGAGCAGACATGGTCTTCGTCACGGCAGGTGAGGGAGGCGGAACCGGTACGGGAGGCGCTCCCGTCGTGGCGCGCATCGCGAAGTCGATTGGCGCCCTCACCATCGGTGTCGTCACCAAGCCCTTCGGGTTCGAGGGCCGGCGCCGGCAGCAGCAGGCCGAGCTCGGCGTCGCGACCCTCAAGGAAGAAGTCGACACCCTCATCGTCGTGCCGAACGACCGCCTGCTCGAGATCAGCGACCGCGGCATCAGCATGCTCGAGGCCTTCGCCACGGCCGACCAGGTTCTTCTGGCCGGTGTGCAGGGCATCACCGATCTCATCACGACGCCGGGGCTCATCAACCTCGACTTCGCCGACGTCAAGTCGGTCATGCAGGGAGCGGGCTCCGCGCTCATGGGCATCGGCTCCTCGCGTGGCGCCGATCGCTCTATCAAGGCGGCCGAGCTCGCCGTCGCCTCTCCGCTGCTCGAGGCGAGCATCGAGGGCGCTCACGGCGTGCTCCTGTCCATTCAGGGTGGCTCGAACCTCGGCATCTTCGAGATCAACGACGCCGCACGTCTCGTGCAGGAGGCCGTGCACCCCGAGGCGAACATCATCTTCGGCGCGGTCATCGACGACACGCTCGGCGACGAGGTGCGCGTCACGGTCATCGCCGCCGGGTTCGACGGGGGAGAGCCGCCGAGCCGCCAGATCGAGCCGCTCAAGGATGCGATCATGACGACCGGAGGCGTCATGGCATCAACGAGCGAGGCTGACAGCTCGGCGTCGCGTGCAAACGACGACGTCGTCGAGACTCCGGATGCCGCTCCGGCGCGGAAGCCGTGGGAGACTCCGCGCGCGCCCGAGCACATTCCGGCTCCATCGGCCGTCGACCCGGCCTTTGCCGACGAGGACGAACTCGACATTCCCGACTTCCTGAAGTAG
- a CDS encoding cell division protein SepF, producing MSNPLKKTMVYLGLADEELGYEDEAQPQQAQSSTASSSQQQAPAAVPQNRAPVTPLRRPTAVKQAAPAELNEILTVHPKQYRDAQMIAESFREGVPVIINLSQMSDGDARRLIDFASGLSQGLYGKIERVTSKVFLLSPSHIAVSGEQAQKSESEQTFFAQQ from the coding sequence ATGTCGAACCCCCTCAAGAAGACCATGGTGTACCTCGGACTCGCTGATGAAGAGCTGGGGTACGAAGACGAGGCCCAGCCTCAGCAGGCGCAGTCCTCTACCGCCTCGTCGTCCCAACAGCAGGCTCCCGCCGCCGTGCCGCAGAACCGCGCGCCGGTGACGCCGCTCCGTCGCCCGACTGCTGTCAAGCAGGCCGCTCCGGCCGAACTGAACGAGATCCTCACGGTTCACCCCAAGCAGTACCGCGACGCGCAGATGATCGCCGAGAGCTTCCGCGAGGGCGTGCCGGTGATCATCAACCTCTCGCAGATGAGCGACGGCGACGCACGCCGCCTCATCGACTTCGCGAGCGGCCTCTCGCAGGGCCTCTATGGCAAGATCGAGCGCGTGACGTCGAAGGTGTTCCTCCTCTCGCCGTCCCACATCGCGGTCTCGGGCGAGCAAGCGCAGAAGAGCGAGAGCGAACAGACGTTCTTCGCTCAGCAATAA
- a CDS encoding YggT family protein, which produces MSDVFPVIGNILYLVLLLYFFVMWGRFILDLMRTFNRAWRPRGAGLVAAEFVYSVTDPPVKFFRRVFPPLRFGSVALDFGWSITMLCVIIAMFLVGILRSA; this is translated from the coding sequence GTGAGCGACGTCTTTCCAGTAATCGGCAACATCCTCTACCTGGTGTTGCTCCTGTACTTTTTCGTGATGTGGGGCCGCTTCATTCTCGACCTCATGCGCACGTTCAATCGCGCGTGGCGACCCCGGGGTGCCGGTCTCGTCGCTGCTGAATTCGTCTACTCCGTGACGGATCCGCCCGTGAAGTTCTTCCGCCGGGTCTTCCCTCCGCTTCGCTTCGGCTCCGTCGCCCTCGACTTCGGCTGGAGCATCACGATGCTCTGCGTGATCATCGCGATGTTCCTCGTCGGAATCCTCCGATCCGCATGA
- a CDS encoding DivIVA domain-containing protein, which yields MALTPEDVVNKQFQQTKFREGYDQDEVDDFLDEVVVELRRLIQENEDLKDRLSKAESGTGEQKFVAEQPAAAAPAAAAPAEPEQKPVVEEPKQETKAEPADESESSNSLLILARRLHDEHVREGAEKRDQLIAEGHATAARVVAEAEAKQREELAKLETAKSGLEKKIDELRQFESEYRQNLRSYIEGQLNELDKSGPASSSSQLTESANH from the coding sequence ATGGCGCTCACTCCGGAAGACGTAGTCAATAAGCAGTTTCAGCAGACCAAGTTTCGCGAGGGGTACGACCAGGACGAGGTCGACGACTTCCTTGACGAGGTCGTCGTCGAACTGCGCCGCCTGATCCAGGAGAACGAGGACCTCAAGGACCGTCTCTCGAAGGCGGAGTCGGGCACCGGCGAGCAGAAGTTCGTCGCCGAGCAGCCCGCCGCTGCCGCGCCCGCCGCTGCCGCCCCGGCCGAGCCGGAGCAGAAGCCGGTCGTCGAGGAGCCGAAGCAGGAGACCAAGGCCGAGCCGGCCGACGAGTCGGAGAGCTCGAACAGCCTCCTCATCCTCGCCCGTCGTCTGCACGACGAGCACGTCCGCGAGGGTGCGGAGAAGCGTGACCAGCTCATCGCCGAGGGCCACGCGACCGCTGCGCGCGTCGTTGCCGAGGCCGAGGCGAAGCAGCGCGAGGAGCTCGCGAAGCTCGAGACCGCTAAGAGCGGCCTCGAGAAGAAGATCGACGAGCTTCGCCAGTTCGAGAGCGAGTACCGCCAGAACCTCCGCAGCTACATCGAGGGTCAGCTCAACGAACTCGACAAGTCGGGTCCGGCCTCCAGCTCTTCGCAGCTGACCGAGTCTGCCAACCACTAG
- the lspA gene encoding signal peptidase II: protein MAALWFALDQWTKHLVVTSMTEGEQVPVLGNVLQLVFVRNSGAAFSLASGATWIFSILASIVVVVIIVLARRIRSPWWALVFGLLLGGVLGNLSDRLFREPSFGLGHVVDFISTPWMMPAIYNVADIGIVSAMVLFVLLTILGIGLDGVRHAKTEADPQQTPSGEIGHDEQRRAGD, encoded by the coding sequence GTGGCTGCGTTGTGGTTCGCGCTTGACCAATGGACGAAGCACCTCGTCGTCACCTCGATGACCGAGGGGGAGCAGGTTCCCGTTCTCGGCAACGTGCTTCAACTGGTGTTCGTCCGCAACTCGGGGGCCGCGTTCTCGCTCGCCTCGGGAGCGACGTGGATCTTCTCCATCCTCGCCTCCATCGTCGTCGTCGTGATCATCGTGCTCGCCCGACGCATCCGCTCGCCCTGGTGGGCCCTCGTGTTCGGCCTGCTGCTCGGCGGAGTGCTGGGGAACCTCTCGGATCGCCTCTTCCGCGAGCCCTCGTTCGGTCTCGGTCACGTCGTCGACTTCATCTCCACGCCGTGGATGATGCCCGCGATCTACAACGTCGCCGACATCGGCATCGTGAGCGCGATGGTTCTGTTCGTGCTGCTCACGATTCTCGGCATCGGGCTTGACGGCGTGCGCCACGCGAAGACGGAAGCCGACCCGCAGCAGACGCCCTCCGGCGAGATCGGTCACGACGAGCAGCGCCGGGCAGGCGACTAG
- a CDS encoding RluA family pseudouridine synthase — protein MQSRALPVPDGLDGVRADAGIAKLLGFSRTFAAEVLEAGGVTLDGRILAKSDKLTAESWLNVEWQPRQEAVIEPVDVPDLDIVFDDDDIVVVNKPSGVAAHPSVGWTGPTVLGALAGAGFRIATSGAAERAGIVHRLDVGTSGLMVVAKTERAYSALKRAFHDREVEKIYHAVVQGHPDPFTGTIDAPIGRHPKHDWKFAVTAGGKPSVTHYETIEAFRAATLLEIHLETGRTHQIRVHMSAMRHPCVGDPLYGADPTLSARLGLTRQWLQAVQLAFAHPATGEWVSFTAPYAPDLQHALDVLGRD, from the coding sequence ATGCAGTCGCGCGCTCTTCCCGTCCCCGATGGGCTCGACGGCGTTCGAGCGGATGCCGGGATCGCCAAGCTCCTCGGATTCTCGCGCACGTTCGCGGCCGAAGTGCTCGAGGCGGGCGGGGTCACACTCGACGGCCGGATCCTCGCGAAGTCGGACAAGCTCACGGCCGAATCCTGGCTGAACGTCGAGTGGCAACCTCGCCAGGAGGCGGTCATCGAGCCCGTCGATGTGCCGGATCTCGACATCGTCTTCGACGACGATGACATCGTCGTCGTGAACAAGCCGTCGGGAGTGGCCGCTCATCCCTCCGTCGGGTGGACCGGTCCGACAGTGCTCGGGGCGCTCGCGGGGGCGGGATTCAGGATCGCGACGTCCGGCGCCGCGGAACGCGCGGGAATCGTCCACCGCCTCGACGTCGGCACGAGCGGCCTCATGGTCGTTGCGAAGACGGAACGCGCGTACTCCGCCCTCAAGCGCGCGTTCCACGACCGCGAGGTCGAGAAGATCTACCACGCCGTCGTGCAGGGGCATCCCGATCCCTTCACGGGAACGATCGACGCGCCGATCGGCCGGCACCCGAAACACGACTGGAAGTTCGCGGTGACCGCGGGCGGCAAGCCGTCCGTCACCCACTACGAGACGATCGAGGCGTTCCGGGCGGCGACGCTGCTCGAGATCCATCTCGAGACCGGTCGCACCCACCAGATCCGCGTGCACATGAGCGCCATGCGCCACCCGTGCGTGGGCGACCCGCTCTACGGCGCCGACCCGACACTGTCCGCACGCCTCGGACTCACGCGTCAGTGGCTGCAGGCCGTGCAGCTCGCCTTCGCGCACCCGGCCACGGGGGAGTGGGTGAGCTTCACCGCCCCCTACGCGCCGGACCTGCAGCACGCACTGGATGTCCTCGGTCGCGATTAG